The DNA window AGCCCAAAGGCAACAACGAATTTGTCTTCGCCAAGCTCGAGAAAGCCTCTCCTGAATGACCGCCATCCGTAAAAGAGTTCTGTTCCTGGTCCCCGCGTTCGTTGGAGGAATCGGCGGCGCAGAGCGCGTGATCCTCACCCTTCTTCGCCATCTGGACCACAACCGGCTGGAATGCCACCTGGGCCTGGTACAGGCAGGAAGCGTCTCTCTTGAGGACCTCCCTTCCGAAGTGGTTGTCCACCACATGCGCGTCGCGCGAATGCGCTATTGCTTGCCCAGTATCGTCAGGCTGGCATGGGAAATAAAACCGCAGACCATTCTGTCAACCGTTTCTCACCTCAACGTGATGTCGATTCTTGCTCGACCGGTCTTTCCAGGGAATGTTCGTCTCCTGATCAGGGAAGCCACTACGCCGAGCGCATATCTGATAAAAGATACGGAACATCCGCGCCTATGGGACTTCTTCTATCGTCATTTATACCGCCATGCCGATAAAATTATCTGTCTCTCCGATGCGATGCAGCGTGATTTGGCCGGGCGTTTTGGTGTACCCCCGGGAAAGATGGTCCGCATCTATAACCCGGTGGATGTAGGAATGATCCAGAGATCGGCCCACGCCGCTCGCAATCCGTATCGCACCCCTGGTCCAAATCTGGTGGCCGCCGGCCGTTTGCGCAAGGAAAAAGGCTTTGATCTCCTGCTCGATGCGATGCCGATTGTCTTCCAGAAATTTCCCGGCGCGCAGCTCACCATTCTGGGTGAAGGCCCTGACGAGTCGCGGTTGAAAGATCAGGCGCGAAAGCTCGGCTTGTTTGAAACGATTGATTTTCGGGGATTTGTGCAAAACCCGTGGGTGTTCATGGCCAATGCAGATCTTTTTATTCTGCCGTCGCGCGCGGAAGGCCTGCCAAATTCGCTGCTGGAGGCGCTTGCTTTGGGAACTCCGGTGGTGGCAAGCGATTGCGTGGGCGCGATGCGTGAACTTCAATCCGTCGATCCGCGCATTGTGCTCTTTCAAACGGAGAATCGGTCCGCTATGGCTGAAGCCATTGTGTCAGCTCTGAGCAGGCCCAAAAAGACTGACGTTCGCCGTCGAGAGCCTTCCGATCCAATCGAACAATTTGTCCCCTCGCGAGTGGCCGAGCAGTATAGCCAACTCCTTTAAGCCCGTGCTTTCGATAATGGAGATGAAGCAATGCCCGCAGGAATTGCTATGTGTTATCTAACGGGTCAAATATTTTGGTAGGATTTCTATGCAGGCCGGGAATAGCCGGGGAAAGCACACATGTGTGGAATAGCCGGATTCTGGCTTAAAAAACCGCTTGCTGAAGATCCGATTGCACTCCTCAATCGGATGGGAAACACGCTGGCCCATCGCGGCCCGGATGATTCCGGTGTTTTCTACGATAACAAAGCGGGCATCGGCCTTGCTTTCCGAAGACTTTCCATCATCGATCTTTCTGCTGAAGGGCATCAGCCGATGGCCTCTTCTTCCGGCCGCTATAGCATAATCTTCAATGGCGAGGTTTACAACTACGAAGAGGTTCGGGCGGAATTCGGCTCGCATGAATGGCGAGGGCATTCCGATACGGAAGTCATGCTGGCGGCCATCGAACGCTGGGGGCTGGAAGCAGCGGTGCGGCGCTTTGTGGGCATGTTTGCCTTCGCCTTGTACGACAGCTTCGAACAACGGCTTCATCTGGTCCGGGACCGCGTCGGAATCAAGCCGCTTTACTACGGGCATATTGACGGAAGTTTCGTTTTCGCTTCCGAACTGAAGGCTCTTAAGATTTTTCCGGGATTTCAGCTTCAGATCGACCGCGACTCCCTGGCTGCTTACATGCGCTGCGCCTACGTTCCTGCCCCCCACTCCATTTACCGCGGTATTCACCAGCTTCCGGGCGGCAATATTCTGACGCTGAGCGCCGCCGAAGCATCTCCGGTGGTTACTCCCTTTTGGTCGGCTGCGGATGTCGCGCGCGAAGGTGTCAAATCGAGGATCGAGGGAAGCGACGAAGAGATTTTGGAGGGGCTGCATACGACGTTAGCAGATGCAGTTCGACTTCGTATGATTGCCGACGTCCCGCTGGGGGCATTTCTTTCCGGCGGAATAGACTCTTCTTTGGTAGTTGCTCTCATGCAGTCGCAGAGTAGCCGTCCGGTCAAGACCTTCACGCTCGGTTTTCACGAAGATGCATTCAATGAGGCCGATCATGCCCGCAAGATTGCGCAACATCTCGGCACAGATCACACCGAGCTTTTTGTGACAGCCAAGGACGCGCTGGACTTGGTGCCTCTGCTGCCATCCATGTATGACGAGCCCTTTGCCGATTCTTCGCAGATCCCAACGCATCTGGTGTCAAAGCTGGCCCGGCAGAAAGTGACGGTTGCTCTTTCCGGTGACGGCGGCGACGAGCTGTTTTGCGGATACTTCCGTTACACCTTTGTGAATTCGCTCTGGAACATTCTCAAAAGAATTCCCAGACCAGCCGCCATCGGGCTGGCCAGGCTGATTCGCACAGTTCCGCCTGGCATGATCGATAAATGGCTGGGATTGTTTCTATTGCGGGGAAGGCTCAGTATCTCGCCCGGCCACAAGCTGTACCGTCTCGCCGACCACCTTGCTGCCCAGGACCCTGCTGAAATCTATCTTCGTGCCGTCTCCATGTGGCCGGAACCAGCAGACTTGGTTCTGGGTTCCAACGAATACCCGGAATTGCTGCAGGCGATCCACAACTTCAGCACAATGCCGACCGCGCCGGAGATGGCGATGTTAACGGACCTTACCAATTATCTGCCTGATGACATCCTCACCAAGGTGGATCGTGCCAGCATGGCAGTGAGTCTTGAAGCCCGTGTGCCATTGCTTGACCACCGTGTCATTGAGCTTGCCTGGCGCTTGCCGCTAAATTTCAAGATTCGCGCCGGCAAAACAAAATGGGCGCTCCGGCAGGTGCTGAATCGTTATGTTCCAGCCAGCCTGATAGAGAGGCCGAAGATGGGTTTTACCATGCCCGTTGATTTCTGGCTGCGTGGACCTCTGCGCAGCTGGGCGGAAGATCTTCTCGCACCGGGGACTCTGGGCCGGCATGGCCTGTTCTCAGTGCCACCCATCCGCGCAAAGTGGGAGGAGCACGTTTCAGGCGCCCGCAACTGGCAATATTTATTGTGGCCCGTCCTGATGTTCCAGGCATGGATCGCCCAGACTGCCTCTGTCGCGGGCAGCCAGTCTGACCATGACACAATTCTTTCCCAGCGCGGCGCGCCTTCGCCGACATGAAAATCTTAATGCTCCATAACCGATACCTGGTCCCGGGCGGTGAAGACCAGTCGAGCGCCGCTGAAACTGCGCTGCTCCGCGATCATGGGCATGAAGTAGAGCTTCTGGAAGAAGACAATCGCCGCATAGAACAATTAGGCCAGGCGAGAACAGCAATGCGAACGGTGTGGTCGCGGGAATCATATAGCCGCATCAATGAATTGCTGAGGGCCCGCGCTTTCGACATTCTGCACGTGCAGAACTTTTTTCCTCTGTGGTCTCCGTCAGTCTATTACGCAGCTTCCCGCCACCACGTTCCTGTGGTGCAGACACTGCATAACTACAGGCTTATGTGTGTTAACTCGCTCTTTTTTCGCGACCAACACCTCTGCCAGGAATGTCTGGGACGATTCCTGCCATGGCACGGCGTGGTACATGCCTGCTATCGCAACAGCCGTGCTGCCAGCGCAGTCGTCGCCGGAATGGTGGGAGTCCACAAGCTGGCCGGTACGTGGCGCAAGCGTGTCGCCGCGTACATTGCTGTGTCTGAATTTGCGCGAGAGATTTATATCTCCGGTGGGTTGCCTTCCGAAAAAATCACTGTGAAACCTAACTTCATCCATCCAAGTCCGTTGCCGGGAAATGGAGGGGGCGGCTACGCACTGTATGTGGGTAGGCTAAGCCCGGAAAAGGGAATTGCGACGATGCTAAGCGCGTGGAAGGGAGCACAGGAAGCTGTTCCGCTAAAAGTTGTCGGTGAAGGCCCGCTGGCCGAGCGTGTTATCGCCACTGCACGAGAATCTAAACGCGTTGAATATCTTGGGGCAAAATCGCTGCCTGAAGTCCTGGACCTGATGCGGAACGCAGAGTTTCTCATCTTTCCTTCTGAGTGGTATGAAACCATGGGCCGCACCATTATGGAGGCGTTCGCGGTTGGAACTCCCGTTGTGGCAACTCATATCGGCCCGCCTGCCACCATGATTGTTTCCGGAGAAACGGGATTTCATTTCACCCCGGGTAATGTTGCTGAGTTGGGCCAACGGGTGGAATGGTGCTCAAGAAATCTCGACGAGGTGCGCACGATGCGCTCCAGGGCCAGACAAGCCTTTGACAACAATTACACCGGCGCTGCCAATGCCAAAATGTTGCTGGCAATTTATAAGAGAGCGCGGGAAACGGCAGCGCGCGCTTATTCAGGATGATCAGGTTGTGATCTAAGATCGGGGAATTTAAGATCAGCGACGCTCCGAGCGACCGATGCAATCGAGTGGCTGAATGAAGGTTGCCGCCACCCTGTATGTCTATGCTATTCTCGTCCCAGCATCGTCTCCAACAACATTAACCAAGAGTATCCGGTCACTATCTTAGACAATGGCCCAGGCAAGTTTTTACCGTGCTGACAAAGCGATGAAGGATTCAGCCGTCAATTCTGTGGCAGGTCACGTTGCGCCGGCTCATCCGATGAGGCCCGCATGAGCGTAGCCGTGATCACCGGATCGGCAGGTTTGATTGGCTCAGAGGCCGTCCGCTATTTTGCGGCAAAGGGAATGCATGTCGTAGGCATTGACAATGACATGCGCAAATATTTCTTTGGTCCGGAAGCTTCCACGGAGTGGATGCGCAAGCACCTTGAAGCCTCTGTTCCTGACTACCGGCATTTCAATATCGATATTCGCGACCATGCGGCCATTCTTGAACTGTTCAAGCGTTTCGGTAAAGAAATTTCTCTGGTCGTCCATACCGCCGCTCAGCCCTCGCATGATTGGGCGGCACGCGAGCCGCTCACAGATTTTTCTGTGAATGCCACCGGCACGCTGAACCTGCTGGAAGCCACCCGTCAATTCTGCCCGGAAGCGCCCTTCATTTTTACTTCCACGAACAAAGTTTATGGCGATTCTCCCAATGCTCTTCCACTGGTGGAACAGCAGTCGCGCTGGGAACTGGATAAAAGCCACAAGTTTGCCGAGCACGGAATTACCGAAGAGCAGTCGGTAGACCATTCGTTGCATAGCATCTTCGGAGCGTCCAAGGTAGCTGCCGACGTGATGGTGCAGGAATATGGCCAGTATTTTGGTCTGAAGACCGCATGTTTTCGCGCCGGTTGTCTTACCGGTCCCAACCATTCAGGCGCGCAATTGCATGGATTTCTAGCCTACCTGATGAAATGCAATGTCACCGGGACTCGCTATACCGTGTTTGGCTACAAAGGCAAGCAGGTACGCGACAACCTGCATAGCGCTGACCTGGTGCGGGCCTTCGACAGGTTTTTTCAGTCGCCCAGATCAGGCGTTGTCTATAACATCGGCGGCAGCCGATTTTCCAACTGTTCCATGCTGGAAGCTATTTCCATGTGCCAGCAAATCTCGGGCCGGGAAATGAACTGGCAGTACGGTGGCGAGAATCGAAAGGGAGACCACATCTGGTGGATCAGCGACATCAGGAAATTCCAGTCGCACTATCCCGGGTACGCATTGCAGTTTGACAGCATGGCAATATTGCGTGAGATCCATGACCGGAACCACGAGCGGTGGAAGGACTCTTCTCGAGTTGTCCACGCATGAGTGCTGTGGCAAAGAGAAACATCCTTGGGGTTCTGATTGACGACGCAGATGCGAAA is part of the Terriglobia bacterium genome and encodes:
- a CDS encoding glycosyltransferase; the encoded protein is MTAIRKRVLFLVPAFVGGIGGAERVILTLLRHLDHNRLECHLGLVQAGSVSLEDLPSEVVVHHMRVARMRYCLPSIVRLAWEIKPQTILSTVSHLNVMSILARPVFPGNVRLLIREATTPSAYLIKDTEHPRLWDFFYRHLYRHADKIICLSDAMQRDLAGRFGVPPGKMVRIYNPVDVGMIQRSAHAARNPYRTPGPNLVAAGRLRKEKGFDLLLDAMPIVFQKFPGAQLTILGEGPDESRLKDQARKLGLFETIDFRGFVQNPWVFMANADLFILPSRAEGLPNSLLEALALGTPVVASDCVGAMRELQSVDPRIVLFQTENRSAMAEAIVSALSRPKKTDVRRREPSDPIEQFVPSRVAEQYSQLL
- the asnB gene encoding asparagine synthase (glutamine-hydrolyzing); its protein translation is MCGIAGFWLKKPLAEDPIALLNRMGNTLAHRGPDDSGVFYDNKAGIGLAFRRLSIIDLSAEGHQPMASSSGRYSIIFNGEVYNYEEVRAEFGSHEWRGHSDTEVMLAAIERWGLEAAVRRFVGMFAFALYDSFEQRLHLVRDRVGIKPLYYGHIDGSFVFASELKALKIFPGFQLQIDRDSLAAYMRCAYVPAPHSIYRGIHQLPGGNILTLSAAEASPVVTPFWSAADVAREGVKSRIEGSDEEILEGLHTTLADAVRLRMIADVPLGAFLSGGIDSSLVVALMQSQSSRPVKTFTLGFHEDAFNEADHARKIAQHLGTDHTELFVTAKDALDLVPLLPSMYDEPFADSSQIPTHLVSKLARQKVTVALSGDGGDELFCGYFRYTFVNSLWNILKRIPRPAAIGLARLIRTVPPGMIDKWLGLFLLRGRLSISPGHKLYRLADHLAAQDPAEIYLRAVSMWPEPADLVLGSNEYPELLQAIHNFSTMPTAPEMAMLTDLTNYLPDDILTKVDRASMAVSLEARVPLLDHRVIELAWRLPLNFKIRAGKTKWALRQVLNRYVPASLIERPKMGFTMPVDFWLRGPLRSWAEDLLAPGTLGRHGLFSVPPIRAKWEEHVSGARNWQYLLWPVLMFQAWIAQTASVAGSQSDHDTILSQRGAPSPT
- a CDS encoding glycosyltransferase family 4 protein, which gives rise to MKILMLHNRYLVPGGEDQSSAAETALLRDHGHEVELLEEDNRRIEQLGQARTAMRTVWSRESYSRINELLRARAFDILHVQNFFPLWSPSVYYAASRHHVPVVQTLHNYRLMCVNSLFFRDQHLCQECLGRFLPWHGVVHACYRNSRAASAVVAGMVGVHKLAGTWRKRVAAYIAVSEFAREIYISGGLPSEKITVKPNFIHPSPLPGNGGGGYALYVGRLSPEKGIATMLSAWKGAQEAVPLKVVGEGPLAERVIATARESKRVEYLGAKSLPEVLDLMRNAEFLIFPSEWYETMGRTIMEAFAVGTPVVATHIGPPATMIVSGETGFHFTPGNVAELGQRVEWCSRNLDEVRTMRSRARQAFDNNYTGAANAKMLLAIYKRARETAARAYSG
- a CDS encoding NAD-dependent epimerase/dehydratase family protein; translation: MSVAVITGSAGLIGSEAVRYFAAKGMHVVGIDNDMRKYFFGPEASTEWMRKHLEASVPDYRHFNIDIRDHAAILELFKRFGKEISLVVHTAAQPSHDWAAREPLTDFSVNATGTLNLLEATRQFCPEAPFIFTSTNKVYGDSPNALPLVEQQSRWELDKSHKFAEHGITEEQSVDHSLHSIFGASKVAADVMVQEYGQYFGLKTACFRAGCLTGPNHSGAQLHGFLAYLMKCNVTGTRYTVFGYKGKQVRDNLHSADLVRAFDRFFQSPRSGVVYNIGGSRFSNCSMLEAISMCQQISGREMNWQYGGENRKGDHIWWISDIRKFQSHYPGYALQFDSMAILREIHDRNHERWKDSSRVVHA